The Microterricola viridarii nucleotide sequence GAGCGCTCGGGAGGAAACAACGAGTTAGGGAGGCCGTTTGTGCACCAGTTCGGTCTCCCGATCCGCCTTTCGCCTCCCCACATGCCCAGCGGGCACCGCAGCCACCGGCGTTCGAGGGTCGTTCGAGGCGACCTGAGAATGTGGGCGGCGCGCCCGAGAACGCACGGAAACGGCCCTCGATTCGTCGCCTCCCAGCGCGTCTGGTAATCTAATTCTTGTGACGCGGGGTGGAGCAGCTCGGTAGCTCGCTGGGCTCATAACCCAGAGGTCGCAGGTTCAAATCCTGTCCCCGCAACAGAAACAGAAGGCTCGGAATCGTCAAGGTTCCGGGCCTTCTGTGTTTAACGCGGACGCCGGGCAGTGAACATGCGCACCCAAAACGTGGGGTAGTATTGATCTTGTAGCGCGGGGTGGAGCAGCTCGGTAGCTCGCTGGGCTCATAACCCAGAGGTCGCAGGTTCAAATCCTGTCCCCGCAACAGAAGGTAGTTCCAGGAACTGCCGCCAGAATCGCCCTCGAGGAAACTCGGGGGCGATTTTGAGTTTCCGGGACCTTTTCGCCGCCGGTGCCGGCCTCCGCCGCAGCGATGGGCCGCTGGGCACCGAATCTGCGCTCCCGTTAACGACTTTCAGGCTCGCGGAACAGATCGGTGAGCCTGGGTGTGTGCCCTCTCGGGCGGTATCGGGTGCCGGTTGTGCGGCTAGGTGCGCAGGGGTGGCCCGCCGGTATCGTCCGACGGCGCGGGTCTGGCTTTGTCGGGCCGTTCTACGCCGGCCGGCTAGGTGTCGGTGCAGGGGTTGCGGAACTCGCAGTCGCGGCGGGGGATCAGTCGCGGCTTCGCGGGCTGGCCGGCGGCGGCGCGCATGTCTTCTTTGATCTTGTCGCTGAGGAAGGCGGCGATCTTGCGCAGGTTGAAGTTGGTGAGCAGGATCGTGACGATGATTTGCGCCGCGCCCATACCGCGGACGCGACGCCTGTTCGCGGACTGGATGTCTTCGGTGCCGCCTGCCTTGATCTGGGCGTTCAGGGACTCGATCGAGTTGCGGGCATGGGTGTGTATAGCGTCCCACTCTGGGGTGCCGTAGTCGAAGGCCTGCTGGTGTCGGCGCATGTCGGCCTCGTCGAATGACGCCGAGTGCCGCTGGCAGATCTTGCCTGCGAACTCGGGCAGGTCGGCGGCGTCCACGGCCGGCCGCTCTTTGTCGGCGATCTTCCGTGTCTTCAGCAGTTCGCGCAGCGGGCGGGTGACGGTCGGGCTGGGGCCGAGCGCGGGGCCGAGCGCGGGGCAGAACAGCATGGTTCGTCCTGTGGGGTCTGCTTGCTCTGGTCATAGTTCGGAAGCGAGATGACCGAACCCGCACTCGCGCTCAGCGCCCAAGCCATCACGTCGAAGGACACCGCGCTAGATCAGTCCCCGGGGCTTGATCCCCTGGGCTGACGAGGAAATCAGAATGTCCAATCTCTTTTGCCTCGTTTCTTCTTTCTTCGCGCTCATGACCCACCAGACTGCATCGCGCCTATATGACGGTGCGAATACCGAAAACCTCTCCCAAGCGGTCTGATGTCCCTTGAACCTCTGCTCATATGCGGCGTCTAGCTGCACTTTTCGTGTTTCAGGTGAGTAGCCTTGAGTGTCCTTTCGACTGTTGAACAGTTCCAGCCCTTCTGGCCGCAGCTTGCCCAACTGCATCAACGCTTCAGCTTTTTTGACGTTGACGGAACTCCACACGCTATTCCGTTTGCGGGGTGTGAAACGCACTTTGTAACTGTCGCTGTCGACACTTTTTCTGAGCCCATCAATCCACCCAAAGCACAGTGCCACATCGACAGCTTCAGGCCATGTCTGGCTCACTCTCCCTGAGTTCTTCTTATGAAACAGTACCCACGCTTCAAACGTCTCACGGTGGTGTGCTTCGAGCCACTCGCTGAAAGCCTCAGCGTCGCTGAAGAATAGCGTGTCGACCATTTTCGTCTCCTAGCTGGCTGGGTTCCGGCCCAACCACTCGAGGATCGCATTCGTTGTTTCGCTGCGGCGTTCCTGCTGTACCCAGTGGCCGCTGTCAAAGCTGAGCTCTTCGACATTCGGAACGAACGCAGATAGCTGCTCTGAACGGGCGATAGCGTCGCGAAGACCGTAGATCATGAGAGCGGGTTGGTGGATGATGGGGTCGGCGTCTGCGAGCAAGTGCCAGTTGCGATTGAGGTTGCGGTACCAGTTGATGCCACCCGTAAACCCTGAATGTTTGAACGCGGATTCGTAGACTGCCAGTTCATTCTCACTGAGCAGAGGTTCGCCAAGAGGAGCGGTATCTCTGGCAATTTCGATCAGCGCCATGCCCGGTTTCGGGGGCATGAGCGGCTCGTCCCTGCGGT carries:
- a CDS encoding YdeI/OmpD-associated family protein, whose amino-acid sequence is MVDTLFFSDAEAFSEWLEAHHRETFEAWVLFHKKNSGRVSQTWPEAVDVALCFGWIDGLRKSVDSDSYKVRFTPRKRNSVWSSVNVKKAEALMQLGKLRPEGLELFNSRKDTQGYSPETRKVQLDAAYEQRFKGHQTAWERFSVFAPSYRRDAVWWVMSAKKEETRQKRLDILISSSAQGIKPRGLI